From the Pocillopora verrucosa isolate sample1 chromosome 11, ASM3666991v2, whole genome shotgun sequence genome, the window TACCACTGAGATATAGGAGACTCGAGGCAGCATAGGCGGTTTAACTAGGTTCTACAAAACTTTTGTTTAAGTATCAACGGTTTGTGTGAGATTCTGGTGTTTTAAGAACACGGAAGTCTTTTCGCATGAATACAGGTAACCTTCAACTACAAACAATAGCAAAACGCCTTGGCTGTGTTTTTTACTGCCATTCTCACTTCtctgatcttccagcagtaaagaaaggGATTCAGAGATGAATTTGAATAAACTAAAGTTGCCGTAAACAGCCAAAGACCTTGAATTGTTGTTCCACTAAGCACTGTATGTCTCAATAATGACACAGTTATGAAAGGGGCATAGCATGCTACTAAAGTCAACTGCAACCAGAATATACTGGAAACTACTTTCTTATATTGTACGATATTCAGTCGAACTCTTTCTTGAATTCTTCGCTTTGGTGATACTTTTGCTGTCCCTGCTCTTAAACTACTTTCATCTGTCGCTCTTCCTGTGCCTTCTACTCCTGCGCCTGCTTCTTCTTCTGTGTCTCTACCTGCCCCTGTCGTTTCTCCTGCTCCTTCCTCTGTGGCTCTTCCTGCCCCTTTCTCTCCTCCACCCACCTCTTCATCTTCGTTTGACTGTCCACCTCCAGAGCTGTCTTCTACTGTAGCCTGATTCCCCTGTAGTCTCAGGTGGATCTTTACGTAGCAAAACACGGAAGTGACTAAAGAAACCAATCCGATCATTAAAACGACAATCTGTGAAATCGTTTGACTCCAGACGCGAACCAATCCACATGAAACAGCAGTTACCCAGCATAAAAGTATAACAACTTGAGCTCGCTTCAGAGTCACAACCTGTCTGTACTTTAGCCTCAACAACAGGacaagaagtctgtccacactgATGGCTGTCGATATCAACACAGACACTCCACACAACACATAACTGGAGATAAAAACAACTTCGTCCATTTGGGACAAAATACCCAAGTCGGTGTTGGCAAGATCAATGTTAAGTATCATATTAGCTACGAACAAAGGCTGTGAAAAGAGACCCACACAAAAGTCGGTAGTTGCCAGACATACAAACAGGAGCTTTGTCACAGGATGCAGAAAGGAAACTTTATAAAGTGTCAACAGGATCAGAACATTACCCAGAGATGCGGTGAAGGAGAGGATAATGTTGATGGCTAGGAGAGATGTTAGGGCGCCAATTGGTAATTGTAATGATGTGCCTGTATTGTCGGCCATTGGTGTTTACGTTCAGACGTCTAGCTCTGTCTCTcctttttttcagcaaatgaacCTTTTACGGACGATAGTTATCTGGTATAAGCGTCCTGTCGCAGTGTTGCTCAATCAGCAGTTGCTATTGGATAAAAATGCTCCAACCTGATGTTTCACTTGACAAATATTGCAACGTCAATCAGACCTGTTTTTAACTCTTCTACTTTTTAACTATATTTTTGGCGTTTTATTAATGTTTAATGAGCTGGTGTCGTATTGATTTGATCTGATTTATTGTGCAGATTTTCTTACTTATTTTCGCTTGTGTTTTGAAGGGCTTCAACAACGGTTCTGTATTTTTGATCCGTGTGTTTCTCTGCCCTTCATACTCATACTCGCTcgttctttatttttgttaacgCAATCAAATCTCGAGTTTTCTAGGTCTGAAATCTAATTTCTCGATGTTTCTCTCTCAACGATAAGACAATTACTCAAATTAATACTTAAAATAATCTGCTGGTGTAGCCTTAGGGTGCTTAGCAAATTTATAAAAGCTATCATCGTTCAGGTGTGTTGTCGACATAAACATATTAAATCGGAAAGCTAATAGTTGagcagaaaaaacaaacaaacaaacaaagaaacaaaacaaaacaaaacaaaaaaatatatacaaaaattGTCCTATTTGCACTACCTGTCGGAAGTATATCGCCTTGGGGGTGGGGTGGAGGATTTTTGGGAGAACACATGGCTCGACggggacggggggggggggaagaatcATTTGTCGCCAAAAGAGTATAGTGGACTATAGAAAATTAACTGCCgatggggaggggggaggatgATGAGAATATTAGAGAGCCTTATTGGGGAAATTAGGTAAATTTTATCTGACGCAGCTCAAATCCTCCTCCATGCAACAATTACCTTTCCTTAGCCAACagttaattttgaaagtgttgGTTCATTTTTAAGAGAAGTGGGTGAATCTTTCATCGCCTGATGCTGCTTTCCGAACGGACCCAAAAGAATTGGAGAGCGAAATCAAGGACTTTTATCCAACTCTCGCTTTTAAGACTACAGTACTAATATGATCAAAGGACTTAGGAAACGAACTTTTGACTGCAATTGCCGTTCAAAACAAAAGGCAGGCTTGAATGCATTTATGAATGCATCTTGCCAAGAAGAACACCTAAGCATTTGTTTGGGATTTTTACCTCTCGCTCATAGTTCCCGTGGCCTCCCTGCACACATAAAACGCAAAGAGCCATGGTGTTTGAGGGTGagtattttcttatttcaagcTTTTTCTTAGGAGGTTTCGATTAGAGCACGTTAGATCGAAAAAAGGTTCCACTGGAGCCCGTTTCTCGAAGGTTCCGGTAACTGAACGGACCGCtaaagctgttctgttttcattcaagagcGAGGGGGAAAGTCCAAAAGTTCTTCCAAGTTACACCCTCAAACCCCCAGAAGTGATccacatataacttctccctataatgtccatacattatccaacaaacaggtagtGTGAATACTCAAACTTACATGTATCCGGGTAGAATTTATCGTCGCCGAACACTAAATTCTCGTaatcaatttacaaggaaatgtgtagcagcttttgctgcactgggggagtgggtagtgtaaatatgcactagtaaaatcaatctccatcggtgtaCCCAGGGGTAGACTTGACTCCGTTTAGCgcatcgagccaaaggttcgcaaattcaaaaataattaaatttatcagtattgcagtgactcatttaaaccacctctctctataTGTAAGTCAAGTCGAGGATACACTTGTTCTTTTAGTGGGACTGAAAGACGCGCTGCCATTTTATTACATACTTCTCTTTCGTTGTTTTGtcattcctttcttttccttctggtGAAGCTTTTAGCTGCGCCTTCTCTTCATAGACCCTTTTCTAACTCTTGCTCTCATGTTTTGGTGGATTGCGTTCATCCTCTTCCAAACATTGCTTCTTAACAGGTGGAGTACTTTCTTCCTCAGATTGTAGAGagtaatgttttaaaaaagagatCACTTATTTTCCGTCGCTTTCTCTTCTGCACCCTATCGCGCTGGTCTTTCTCTAATGCTGAAGTTGCTGGGGGCTGTTGTGGTAGATCGCCTTGGATGATTATTGGTACATATCAGCTTCCGGGGCGGTTGTCTAGGTTGTTATCCTTAGACCAAAGAATCATCGCTGTATTGGCACTAATGTCTCGTTACTTTGTACCATAATCTCGTGGCAAAATATCTTTGCGACAAAGAGGACGAGTATTTTTGTTGCATTCAGGATAAGAGAGAATATTAGCCTGCCAATAACAGTTAAAAGAGCTATCATGTGAATCATTTCGGACAATTTTTTGTCCCGGCATCCAGCAATAGCTTCACCTTTCAAATACTTTAAGCCCTCAATCAGACAAAAACTGGATAAACAAGCTAATCTCTGGAAGACAACAGTCGCTTGCAGCTTCAGGTGAGTTTGGGTGTGTTGCATAGAATGGTGCATTCTTATACAATTCAACAGCAGTTAGAAGCCTTAGTAGTAGGGATAGATCTTCATTTCCGTTTAGAATAATCGAAGCAGAATTATACAGACAGTTCCCATTACTTGTTGCTTTTTTCGACTGTAATTCTTCAGCTTCAAGATTGCTTGGCAAGTCTGTTGGTAGCAGGCTTTTTCCAAGGCTGTcgtttgataaatattttcatttgaaatactCAAGGTTCTGTAACGCTTTGAGTTCAACGCAATATTCACTCCTGATGTCTTCAACTGGTTTTGCTGTTTTGCTCTCGGCGCTGCCACACTGTAGAATTTTTTCACGAAACACGTGATTAGACATTTAAGAGTTTAGAAAcacattttttaagaaaaaaaaacggcttTGAAACCGTGAAACCAAAGATTTCAATGGACACACTAAACGACAAAGTCGACAACGCGAAAAGCTGTCAGTGAAAGCGGTTCATTCTTCGATTtgcagccaaaaaaaatttccctccGGAGTATTTCTTAGCAGCTGACAGGGGagatatttatattattaaagGGGATAAAATTTGATAGCTTTCATCAGTTTGCTTCTCATTCAAAAGTAGTGCATTTAGAAGATCATTTTTCTGAAGAAGGTTTGTTTGGGAGTCGGTTTTTTCAAGTCAAGTGTAAAGGTCACGGGAAAGTGCAGAGTCACGCATCAGTGAACAAATAATGAGAACAAaagttatgcaaatttgtgATTCATCTTGTTACAAGTAACCAAAGGTTTTCggtttcaaaagaacaaaaatgtttgttttatttctggCAACTTTTCATCTGAAAGATTTTCgtgaaaagtgaaaacaatacGATGTGGTCTATATATTTTAATCAACAAACACTTACGGTATTTACCATATCGAAACAAACGTGACCAATATTTGTTAAAACCATAATAAATTTCTCACTGGAGTACAACATCTTACGATCTGCCGATTAGTACTTCGGGTGCTCTATCACTGAGATGTAAAAGAGTCGAGGCAGTGTAGACTGTTTAACTTGGTTCTATTG encodes:
- the LOC131777942 gene encoding histamine H4 receptor-like, with product MADNTGTSLQLPIGALTSLLAINIILSFTASLGNVLILLTLYKVSFLHPVTKLLFVCLATTDFCVGLFSQPLFVANMILNIDLANTDLGILSQMDEVVFISSYVLCGVSVLISTAISVDRLLVLLLRLKYRQVVTLKRAQVVILLCWVTAVSCGLVRVWSQTISQIVVLMIGLVSLVTSVFCYVKIHLRLQGNQATVEDSSGGGQSNEDEEVGGGEKGAGRATEEGAGETTGAGRDTEEEAGAGVEGTGRATDESSLRAGTAKVSPKRRIQERVRLNIVQYKKVVSSIFWLQLTLVACYAPFITVSLLRHTVLSGTTIQGLWLFTATLVYSNSSLNPFLYCWKIREVRMAVKNTAKAFCYCL